DNA sequence from the Nesterenkonia lutea genome:
CCTTCTTCTGGTCTGGGCGCGTGGCGGGGCGGAGGGAGGCGATGGTCAGTGCAGGCGGTGGTCAGTGCCGGCGGTGGTCATGGAGGCTCTGGCAGACATGGTCAGCGGGGCGGGCCGAGTGGGCCCGCCCCGCTGACCGCATGAGCTCATCGAGCGGTGGAACCCTCGGTGTAGTCATCGTCCTGCGGGATCCAGGAGAACAGCTTGCGCAGCTCGCGCCCGGTGGACTCGATCGGGTGCGACTCGTTCTTCTTCCGGAGCTCGTTGAACTCCTTGCCGCCCTCGCGCTGGTCGTCCATGAAGCGCTTGGCGAAGGCTCCGGACTGGATGTCGGCCAGCACGGCCTTCATGTTCTCCTTGACCTCCGGGGAGATCACGCGGGGCCCGGAGACGTAGTCGCCGAACTCTGCGGTGTCCGAGATCGACCAGCGCTGCTTGGTCAGGCCGCCCTCGACCATCAGGTCGACGATCAGCTTGAGCTCATGGAGCACCTCGAAGTAGGCGATCTCTGGCTTGTAGCCCGCCTCGGTGAGGGTCTCGAAGCCGTACTGGACCAGCTGCGAGGCGCCGCCGCAGAGGACTGCCTGCTCGCCGAAGAGGTCGGTCTCGGTCTCTTCGGTGAAGGTGGTCTCGATGACGCCGGCGCGGGTGCCGCCGATGCCCTTGGCGTAGGCCAGCGCGATGGACTTGGCCTGGCCGGAGGGGTCCTGCTCCACGGCGATCAGTGCGGGCACGCCGCGGCCTGCCTCGTATTCGCGGCGGACCACGTGGCCGGGTCCCTTCGGAGCGACCATGGCCACCCCGACCTCGGCCGGCGCCTCGATGTAGCCGAAGCGGATGTTGAAGCCGTGGGAGAACAGCAGCACATTGCCGGAGACCAGGTGCGGCGCGATCTCGGAGGAGTAGACCTCGGCCTGGTGCTGGTCCGGGACCAGGATCATGATGACATCGGCCTCGGCGGATGCCTCGGCGACGGTCTTCACGGTCAGGCCCTGCTCCTCGGCCTTGGCCTTGGAGCTGGAGTCGGCTTTCAGACCGACGACGACGTCGACGCCTGAGTCGCGCAGGGACAGCGCGTGGGCGTGGCCCTGCGATCCGTAGCCGATGACAGCGACCTTCTTGCCGCTGAGCACGGACAGGTCGGCGTCGTCGTCGTAATAGAGATCAGTCACAGTGAGGTCTCCTCAAGGTTGGGAATTGAAGGTTGGGAATCGGTGATCATCAGATCGGTGTTCAGCGCAGCGCTCTGTCGGTCATGGATTTCGCACCCCGGGAGATGCCGAGCGTGCCGGAACGCACGATCTCACGGACTCCGTAGGGCTGAAGGACTTCCAGAAGGGCGTTGAGCTTGTCAGGTGCGCCGGTGGCCTCGACGGTGAGCGAGTCCACGGAGACGTCCACGATCTTGGCGCGGAAGAGCTCGACGGCCTGGGTGACCTGCAGACGGGTGGGCGAGTCAGCCTTGACCTTGATCAGCAGGTGTTCGCGCTGGACCGAGTTCTCCGGTGCCAGCTCGATGATCTTGATGACGTTGATCAGCTTGTTCAGCTGTTTGGTGATCTGTTCCAGCAGCACCGAGTCGGCATGGACCACGATGGTGATCCGGCTCAGCCCGGGCAGCTCCGAGGGGCCCACGGCCAGGGAATGGATGTTGAAGGCGCGGCGGGCGAACAGGCCCGAGACCTTGGTCAGCACGCCGGGCACGTCCTCGACCAGCACGGAGAGCGTGCGCCGTGGGGCCGGCGAGGCGGTTTCGTTCGTGGCCATGCTCTAGTCCTCCTCGTCCCATTCCGGGGTCAGGTTGTGCGCGAACTGGATGTCGCTGTTGGAGACCCCGGCCGGGACCATGGGCCAGACCATGGAATCACGGGAGACCACGAAGTCCACGACCACGGGGCGGTCATTGATCGCCATCGCCTCGGCGATCACGGCGTCGATGTCCTCCGGCCTGTCACAGCGCAGCCCGGCGCAGCCATAGGCCTCGGCCAGCTTGAGGAAGTCGGGGATGCGCACGACCTCCCCGCCTGCGGCGGTCTGCGAGGTGTTCAGGTGGGTGTTGGAGTAGCGGGACTCGTAGAACAGGGTCTGCCACTGGCGCACCATCCCCAGCGAGGAGTTGTTGATGATCGCGACCTTGATCGGGATCTTGTTGATCGCGCAGGTGGCGAGCTCCTGGTTGGTCATCTGGAAGCAGCCGTCACCGTCGATGGCCCAGACCACGCGGTCCGGGTTGCCCACCTGGGCGCCCATGGCGGCGGGCACCGCATAGCCCATGGTGCCCAGCCCCCCGGAGTTCAGCCACTGCCGCGGGCGCTCATACTTGACGAACTGGGCGGACCACATCTGGTGCTGACCGACCCCGGCCACATAGACCGCCTCGGGACCGGAGGCCTGGCTGATCTTCTCGATCACCTGCTGCGGGGCGATCTTGCCGTCCTCCGGGGCGGTGTAGCCCAGCGGGTAGGTCTTGCGGAAGTGGTTCAGCTGCTTCCACCAGCCGCTGATGTCGGTGCGCCCGTGCTTGGCGACCAGCGCATCGAAGGCGGTGGTCAGCTCGGGGACGACTTCCTTGAGCGAACCGACGATCGGCACATCCGCCGCACGGTTCTTGGAGATCTCCGCAGGATCGATGTCAGCATGGATCACCTTGGCGTCCGGGGCGAAGCTCTCCAGCTGACCGGTGACCCGGTCGTCGAAGCGCGCGCCGAGGGTGATCAGCAGGTCCGAGCGCTGCAGCGCGGCCACCGCGGAGACGGTGCCGTGCATGCCGGGCATGCCGAGGTTCTGGTGATGGGAGTCCGGGAAGGCCCCGCGGGCCATCAGGGTGTTGACCACCGGAGCACCGACGGTCTCGGCCAGGGCATGGAACTCCTCCGAGGCCTCGGCCTTGATCATTCCGCCGCCGATGTAGAACACCGGGCGAGAGGCACCCTGGATGAGTCGGGCGGCTTCGCGGATCTGCTTGGAGTGCCCGCGGGTCACCGGCCGGTAGCCGTTGAGCTCGATCTTGGGCGGCCAGGCGAAGGTGGTCTTGGCGGCCTGCGCGGATTTGGTGATGTCGACCAGGACGGGGCCGGGTCGGCCGGAGGATGCCAGGTGGAAGGCCTCGGCCATCACTCGGGGGATCTGGTCGGCGTCGGTGACCAGGTAGGAGTGCTTGGTGATGGGCGTGGAGATGCCGACGATGTCGGCCTCCTGGAAGGCGTCGGTGCCGATGACCGACG
Encoded proteins:
- the ilvC gene encoding ketol-acid reductoisomerase, with translation MTDLYYDDDADLSVLSGKKVAVIGYGSQGHAHALSLRDSGVDVVVGLKADSSSKAKAEEQGLTVKTVAEASAEADVIMILVPDQHQAEVYSSEIAPHLVSGNVLLFSHGFNIRFGYIEAPAEVGVAMVAPKGPGHVVRREYEAGRGVPALIAVEQDPSGQAKSIALAYAKGIGGTRAGVIETTFTEETETDLFGEQAVLCGGASQLVQYGFETLTEAGYKPEIAYFEVLHELKLIVDLMVEGGLTKQRWSISDTAEFGDYVSGPRVISPEVKENMKAVLADIQSGAFAKRFMDDQREGGKEFNELRKKNESHPIESTGRELRKLFSWIPQDDDYTEGSTAR
- the ilvN gene encoding acetolactate synthase small subunit, whose amino-acid sequence is MATNETASPAPRRTLSVLVEDVPGVLTKVSGLFARRAFNIHSLAVGPSELPGLSRITIVVHADSVLLEQITKQLNKLINVIKIIELAPENSVQREHLLIKVKADSPTRLQVTQAVELFRAKIVDVSVDSLTVEATGAPDKLNALLEVLQPYGVREIVRSGTLGISRGAKSMTDRALR
- a CDS encoding acetolactate synthase large subunit encodes the protein MSNLTATSPALLASKATSSAAGTSADQRLYGPGRTVEPVAVTGSQSIIRSLEELGVTDVFGIPGGAILPTYDPLMDSEQINHILVRHEQGGGHAAQGYAMVTGKVGVCFATSGPGATNLVTPLADAHMDSVPMVAITGQVNASVIGTDAFQEADIVGISTPITKHSYLVTDADQIPRVMAEAFHLASSGRPGPVLVDITKSAQAAKTTFAWPPKIELNGYRPVTRGHSKQIREAARLIQGASRPVFYIGGGMIKAEASEEFHALAETVGAPVVNTLMARGAFPDSHHQNLGMPGMHGTVSAVAALQRSDLLITLGARFDDRVTGQLESFAPDAKVIHADIDPAEISKNRAADVPIVGSLKEVVPELTTAFDALVAKHGRTDISGWWKQLNHFRKTYPLGYTAPEDGKIAPQQVIEKISQASGPEAVYVAGVGQHQMWSAQFVKYERPRQWLNSGGLGTMGYAVPAAMGAQVGNPDRVVWAIDGDGCFQMTNQELATCAINKIPIKVAIINNSSLGMVRQWQTLFYESRYSNTHLNTSQTAAGGEVVRIPDFLKLAEAYGCAGLRCDRPEDIDAVIAEAMAINDRPVVVDFVVSRDSMVWPMVPAGVSNSDIQFAHNLTPEWDEED